The following is a genomic window from Doryrhamphus excisus isolate RoL2022-K1 chromosome 3, RoL_Dexc_1.0, whole genome shotgun sequence.
TTGAGCAGATCTTTGGGAAAATCGCCACCGTCGTTGAGTCCTCGCAGGTTATCGACAAACTGCGGCCATGACATCTTCCTGCCCACGttctgacaaacaaacaaacaaacaaacgtcAGTAATTTCACACGCTAATGACACCAATCATGTTCCTAATGCATTGGCAAAGGTCACACACACTTACCGGTCCGTGCAGGTCAGTGTTGAGAAGCATGAGAGCGCACGTGAGTGTGTGCACGGCATCTAAACAAGAAAATCATAAACAccttgatggcggccattttgAGTCATTATGATAGTATTGTAttcatataaatacatgtattttacaattataaagTTACCAAAATGTCTCTTTAACTGTACTAATTCTTTTAACACGAAATTaagtcctgtttgaccctcggctgTAGTTTGAGGAACCGCAGCCACGGCTTTTTCTCTCCAAGACCAAGTTATTTGTGTCTACTTTTGAGTCGCCACGACGGACGTCACTTCTGGCAGAGGAGAGAAATAACTGGCggaatgtatgtatattttaaattgtCATCCATACACAGGTGCCTTAGCATACTAAGAAGTTTTTTTAGACGTGAGCTGTCTATCaacacgttttgtttttttttgctttgaactgcTAGCTAAGATTTGGGCTAATAGCTGCTGGTTTCCGGTATAGACATAACAATTGTCAATGGCAATGAACGTAAATAGCATTAGCTTGAGCGCTAGCGAGCTAGCACCGGAAACATTTTCAACACCTCAGTAAAAAAACACGATccaatttatcttatttattacgCATTGCGCAAAACTACGACAGGACCAACATTAAATTAAACACTAACTGTATACAGACCCACCATCCACCTAAGCCTGGAGTTCGTTTTTCAGAGAGGTTTTGTACCACAAATATCCTCATTAGACCTCAATAATTAAGTTATCAGCTCTTACCTtgatgcattcccacataggatcggcatttgggagcaaatgtgaggtgaaagaaaaagggggaaaatccTGTATAGCAGCCTATCTGTGCAGGTGGGACAACgtagatggtgcgttcaaggaccgtcaaacgGTGGGACAAATCGCCACTCTCATTAAACATTCACAAATAGGGAATTTCTAActgtatattaattttaaataaaataatggctaatatttccaaaattgacatCCGTTTACATAAAATTCGATGTAGCTATCATTGTAGTCtgcgattaattatgagttaactattgACAAGATGTgtgatttcttcttttttgtcacatgtaaatgtttcagatcatcaaacaaatgtaaatattagtccatgacaacacaactgaacacataatgcagtttttaaatgaatctttttattattaagggtgtAAAATAAgctataaataaaaagtaattgcCCCTAAAGCTGATAAGTGGTTGGACCACAACAGCAACCaagcctttgtgatgtcatctttgcagaattgttgtcattcagccacattggaggcttttccagcatgaagcctttttaaggtcacgccacagcatctcaacagGACTCAGGTCAGGACTAGAACTAGGACTGGGACGagtccactccaaagtcttcatgtGGTTTTTcgtcagccattcagaggtggacttgctggtgcgtttgggatcattgtcctgctgcacaacccatGTTGCTTTCAGatggaggtcaccaacagatggccagacaattcatttatcacagcgtttcttccaggtcctgaggcagcaaaacagccccagaccatcacactaccaccaccatattttactgttgctatatccaaaaagttcaacttttgtctggtcagaccagaccaaagagtattttcccaaaggtcttgggaaaATTGAGACGAACCTTGTtttcccagtgtctttcttacggtggagtcatgaacactgaccttaactgtgaggcctgcagttctttggatgttgttgtgggggtCTTTTGTGTCCTCTTGGATGAGTCCTCGCTGTGCTCTTGgagtaattttggttggccggccactcctgggaaggttcatcaCTGTTTTGGCCATTAGTAGAtaacggctctcactgtggtttgctggagtcccaaatcttTTCCACGCTGATAGATCCTCAATTATGTTTTAACAGTggggcaatcacttttacaAAAAGGGCCACaaaggtttggatttttttccctttaataataaaatgtttaatttaatgttgtttagttgtcattgactaatatttgaattgttttgatgatctgaaacataaacatctaaaaaaataagaacactttttcacacacatacattatatGTGTGTCATATACTAtgtcatatatacatatactgtatgtactgtaagtatGATGTTCCTCACCATCTGTGGCAAACATTGTTGGGTTGCAGAGCAAATAACGTCTGGAGAAATGTGAGAGCATCCTCTCCCTCTCCTGACTCTCCCCCATGATGACCACCTGCTTCAGGAAGCTTCTGCGCAGACACACGTACACGAACACACGCAAAAATGAGCAGTACAATAAATGAATATGGAACAACAAGACAGTCCACCACCAGAGGGCAATGCCGAGCAGGGTCCACACACGTATGCACGCACACCTGAGAGCGCCATCCAGGTGGAGGTGCGAGAAGTCAAACAGACTAAGGTACTCGTCGGCCACCAAGCGGCTGAAGTCGTTGCTgcaacacaagaagaagaagaagaagaagttccCAGCATGCACCAGCCAGTGAGAAGCCGCGACCGAGGTCATGTGACTCACTTCTTGCTGAGCTGTCGGGACACGTCACACTTGCGGAAGCCATCCAAGTCAAAGAGTCTCTTGGCCAAGCGTTTGGCGGCGGCAATGTTGGCAAGGTGGCTGGTGTTGGTGAGCGTGTCGGTGCTGAGATGGTGGTCCCACTGGGCCACCCGGTGGTCCCTGCTGCAGAGTGGAGAGCGTCATCGTGGGTGTTAGCTTAGCATTTCACTAGCCTAGCTAGAGTTTGACAGGCGCTCCGCCACAATGGTTCAGGCAAGCCTCGCCGCGCCTGAACTTAGTGACTAGTTCCAAGTCCACTTCGGCAGTGTGTCTGGTGGCATGGGTCAGGAGGCGGACTTGGTTTTCTGAAGACCACGTGTTCTATACACCCCAAGATGTTGACGTAAAGCCACCTCTTCTTTTCctatttgacttttttaaatgtgttgagATGGCTCACCTTGACAACGAGGGGGAGGGGACCAGGCTGCACCAGCTGCTCCCCAGCTGGGAGTAGTCACGCCTCCTGGGGGGTGTGTCCTCAGAGGCGCTGCTCAGCCTTTCGCTGGACGGCGCTCGGGTTGCGTCCGAGTCAGCCATCGCCGTGACGATGGAGTCGGAGAAGGTGGGTCTCTCTTGGGCGGCCAGAGGTGCGAAGCTGAGCTGGACGATGTGGCGTGTGCTGGCAGAGGGCGGCGTGTGCACGGCGGGTGTGAACGAGGGCACGTCCGCCGTCAGTACAGTTTGGACGTTGGAGGTGAGCAGATCCTCGCTGTCCAGGCTGTTGTAGGACGTCCCCTTAGCGCGATGGGACTCCATGATGCTCTCAAAATGGCGGCTGAAGGTGTCATCGGTGCCACATCGAGGACCCGGGACCAAGATGGGGGATTTGAGCGCCGGATGATGTTTGTCAAAGAAGGTTTCTGTCGGCCTGCACACGGAGacatgatgaataaataaagccagagaagaagaaagctAATATGCTAAATGTGTTTGCTAACCTCTTTAGGTGGCGGAAGTGGTCCGGTTCTTCCTCAGCAACATACCACTGTTTCCTGTTGTCTCCTTGCATCCTCACACTGGCCCAGCTCAccacctcttcctcctcctcctcctcctcctcctcctctcctccgaGGACTCCTTCATCTTCATGCCCCTCATCCTCATGCTGTCTTGTGTAGGCCACACCCCCAAGAGGACTCCTGCCCGCCTGCTGCACACTGCGGTTGCTCCCAAACGCGGAGTCAGCATCATCCTGCTCGGCGAGCAGCACCTCGTCGATGTCGGTCTCACGGTAGCAGCGCAGCGGGATGGCGTCCAGGTCCGTCTCGGAGTACTTCAGAGTCCGACGGATGATGCCCGTTTTGGGGGATGTCCCAGTCGCTGCAGGGGGCTTGGTCACCAATTCCACCTCCACGTGTTGCACTTCCTGATTTGGAGTGAGCGGAGGCAGGGAGGAGGTGGGGGTCGGAGTGGGCGACTCGCTGGAGTTTCCACTTGGGGGCGCCGTGGAAGCTTCCAGAAAGTCTGCACAATAACGAAAGATTATTTCGAATAAACAAAGTACATGTTGAAAATCTCAAAAACTTACTTCTGGGTCCACTGCTGGCGCCCCCTTCAGGTCCGAAGAGAAACTCCCACTTGGCGCGTGCGATCTTCTGGCAGTGCAGCGATGGCATCGGCGCCCCGCTGTCCGTCTGCAAATGGTTCAAAACCCCAGCAAAAGTTAGCacattagcttagcatataCCTTGGCTCTCCAAGTCTCACCTGGATTCCCGAGCTGCTAGCCACCGTTTCGTTGTCTTGGTGGCAGGATCGAAGCGACTCGGGTGATGTGTAGTCCTGGTCCACCAAACTGCCCGTCACCCCACTGGAGCTTTGTGAGGATCTTCTGGTCGTCTCTGAAAGGTGGTCCGGTCCCTGCGATCGTGGCCACTGCTCCTCTTCCTTGTCAGGCGAGTCCAGGACCACCGGTCCCAGAAGGAGGCGTTCCCGCCTTCTCTGCTCAGCCTGCTTATGCAGCGATGTTGGGCTCAGGGGGCGACCATGACTAGTCTGTTCACTTGCATGGTCCAGACCTGGGGGGCTCCCCCACTCTTCTCTGAGAGTCAGAGAGGGTGTCCCCTCAAACGTCTGGCTGAGGACGTCTCTAGGGACCAATTCCATGTGTGTCCCCCTTTCCCGACAGCTTGTGACCCTCCTGTCCCCGCCAGCGTATTGTGGCGGCTGACACCGATGCAGGGTTGGGCTCTCTCGGAGCTTGGCCAGGGACAGCCCGGGGTCCCTGATGGGGGAACTAAACTCAGTTGGGGGGTGAGAGGGGCGGTGGACACTTCCAGGAAAGGAAAAGGACGGAGACGGTGGTGCTGAGCTCTGGTTTTGCTTGTACTGGTGGAGCGATCCCCCTAGAACGGGGACTGGGATGTTCATCTTCAGGCATTGCTGTGCACCTGAACCACTTGGAGACCAGGTTTGGGATTCTTTGGGATGGAGCCAGCAGGCGGAACATCTATTGACGTCACTTAACTGATTTAATCCTTGGATAACATTATCACCAAGTCGGATCGTTGCCTTGTCTGCGGGTTTCTGAGGGGTGGAGCTGGCTGAGTGGTGAAGGGGGTTCTGGAGTCGTGTGGACGGCCACCCTCGCGTCCCACCGCTGTCTTTGGTGTAGACGCTATGCTGGACAGGGGAGCCAGCCCAGGACTGACATCGGGCGGGGTGATATCTCCGTGGCGGTGACGAGCGCTGAAGCGCATGTGCCAGTTTGATTCTTAGTAACGGGGATCCAAATTCCTCCAAAGCTCTTTGAGTGGCAGCCTGGCCAACGCGGTCCGTTGCTGCCAAGTGAAGGTCGCACATCGTTTCCATGTGACTTCCTGGAGAACCTGAAAGTGGGAATGTCATCTTGGGACTAGAGCTGCAAGAAGAACCCGGACTCTCTTGTCTCCTTTGTGGATCACAACCAGGACTCCCTAAGGTCTTGACGTTGGACTTGTGCACATAACGGAAGGTGACCACAGACCGTTTCCCGTCGTTCCCATCCTTCCTGCAGCAGCTGGAGGATGTGGGCGGGACCTTTGAGGCAGCTGGAGAGCTGCTGGCTGGTTGGAGCTGAGACTGCTGGGGCAGGTGAGGAGCAGTGGTGGGCTTGGCCGAGGTCTCACAAGCGTTCTGCCTGTTGAGCTGGGACAGGAGCTCATCAGGGCTATCTTCAAGTCCTGAGTGGTCCAGAGGAGCACCCTGTTCACTGTCTCCAAACATCTTCTTATCTCCATTCAGGTCCGAAGCTGACCTCACTTCCACGTACAGATGGAGCACTTTCCCTGACTGGGACATGCCCCCCCCTTTGTCCTTTGATATTGACCTATGTCTCTCCTTCAACTCAACCTTTTCAGGTCTCCTGTGAAAGGGGACACAATTTGAGGAGCTTGTTACTTGCAAATATGGCGGGTTGGGCCAGGCCTTTATCTGGCGCCCAACGATCATCACATTGCAAGCCTGGAAAACTGACCAAAGCCTGCCAAGCGCCCATCCCCCAATGCCGCATCAATCCCAAGCTTTTAAAGCGCCACCCTGGCAAGACATTTTTTGTGAGAACCCACACATGGAAGAGAGGATTGTTTTGTCATGGTGAAAGtgaagtggggggtgggggtggaggggggtccCTATAGGCTGGGTGCTGCATGAGTTAGAACAAAAGTGAGGATATGAGGAGGACATGAGGACATGACCAGGGCACGAGTAAGGACATGAGGGAGAACATGAAGATACAGATAAGGACACGAGTAGGACAAGAGTGAGAACATGAGGAGGCCATGAGTCAGAATATGAGGAGGCCATGAGGACACGAGTAGGACAAAGTTAGGAGATGAGTGAGGACATGAGGACATGAGTAGGACATGAAAGTCGGCCATGAATAGGACATGAGTGAGAACATGAAGACGTCATTTAGGACATGAGTAGTCTATGAGGACATGACTGCACATGAGGAAGCCATGAGgttgacatgaggtgacatgaggatGATATGAGGACATGACTAAGGA
Proteins encoded in this region:
- the LOC131126567 gene encoding PH and SEC7 domain-containing protein 1-like isoform X3, which encodes MKPLASPGERPEKVELKERHRSISKDKGGGMSQSGKVLHLYVEVRSASDLNGDKKMFGDSEQGAPLDHSGLEDSPDELLSQLNRQNACETSAKPTTAPHLPQQSQLQPASSSPAASKVPPTSSSCCRKDGNDGKRSVVTFRYVHKSNVKTLGSPGCDPQRRQESPGSSCSSSPKMTFPLSGSPGSHMETMCDLHLAATDRVGQAATQRALEEFGSPLLRIKLAHALQRSSPPRRYHPARCQSWAGSPVQHSVYTKDSGGTRGWPSTRLQNPLHHSASSTPQKPADKATIRLGDNVIQGLNQLSDVNRCSACWLHPKESQTWSPSGSGAQQCLKMNIPVPVLGGSLHQYKQNQSSAPPSPSFSFPGSVHRPSHPPTEFSSPIRDPGLSLAKLRESPTLHRCQPPQYAGGDRRVTSCRERGTHMELVPRDVLSQTFEGTPSLTLREEWGSPPGLDHASEQTSHGRPLSPTSLHKQAEQRRRERLLLGPVVLDSPDKEEEQWPRSQGPDHLSETTRRSSQSSSGVTGSLVDQDYTSPESLRSCHQDNETVASSSGIQTDSGAPMPSLHCQKIARAKWEFLFGPEGGASSGPRNFLEASTAPPSGNSSESPTPTPTSSLPPLTPNQEVQHVEVELVTKPPAATGTSPKTGIIRRTLKYSETDLDAIPLRCYRETDIDEVLLAEQDDADSAFGSNRSVQQAGRSPLGGVAYTRQHEDEGHEDEGVLGGEEEEEEEEEEEVVSWASVRMQGDNRKQWYVAEEEPDHFRHLKRPTETFFDKHHPALKSPILVPGPRCGTDDTFSRHFESIMESHRAKGTSYNSLDSEDLLTSNVQTVLTADVPSFTPAVHTPPSASTRHIVQLSFAPLAAQERPTFSDSIVTAMADSDATRAPSSERLSSASEDTPPRRRDYSQLGSSWCSLVPSPSLSSRDHRVAQWDHHLSTDTLTNTSHLANIAAAKRLAKRLFDLDGFRKCDVSRQLSKNNDFSRLVADEYLSLFDFSHLHLDGALRSFLKQVVIMGESQERERMLSHFSRRYLLCNPTMFATDDAVHTLTCALMLLNTDLHGPNVGRKMSWPQFVDNLRGLNDGGDFPKDLLKALYNSIKTQKLQWTLDEEELRKSFSELGDSLGDSSRSVKGAGGSKAAPEDTPPGTLMYKNGFLVRKVHADSDGKRTPRGKRGWKTFYAILKGLILYLQKGEYRPDKPLSDDDLKNAVSIHHSLAIKACDYSKRANVFYLRTADWRLFLFQAPNAEQMQSWITRINTVAAMFSAPPFPPAIGSQKKFSRPLLPGTTSKLSEEEQIRSHEARFRAVASELAELRSYPPDRKVKGRELDEYRQRDEYLEFEKTRYETYVTLLRAKIQSGEEDLSMLESQLLEDGGLQRAQSSPTLRDSSQASSTRDGGGGGRAGGGGAGKPRQDGQRHSYRQAVKK
- the LOC131126567 gene encoding PH and SEC7 domain-containing protein 1-like isoform X1 is translated as MKPLASPGERPEKVELKERHRSISKDKGGGMSQSGKVLHLYVEVRSASDLNGDKKMFGDSEQGAPLDHSGLEDSPDELLSQLNRQNACETSAKPTTAPHLPQQSQLQPASSSPAASKVPPTSSSCCRKDGNDGKRSVVTFRYVHKSNVKTLGSPGCDPQRRQESPGSSCSSSPKMTFPLSGSPGSHMETMCDLHLAATDRVGQAATQRALEEFGSPLLRIKLAHALQRSSPPRRYHPARCQSWAGSPVQHSVYTKDSGGTRGWPSTRLQNPLHHSASSTPQKPADKATIRLGDNVIQGLNQLSDVNRCSACWLHPKESQTWSPSGSGAQQCLKMNIPVPVLGGSLHQYKQNQSSAPPSPSFSFPGSVHRPSHPPTEFSSPIRDPGLSLAKLRESPTLHRCQPPQYAGGDRRVTSCRERGTHMELVPRDVLSQTFEGTPSLTLREEWGSPPGLDHASEQTSHGRPLSPTSLHKQAEQRRRERLLLGPVVLDSPDKEEEQWPRSQGPDHLSETTRRSSQSSSGVTGSLVDQDYTSPESLRSCHQDNETVASSSGIQTDSGAPMPSLHCQKIARAKWEFLFGPEGGASSGPRNFLEASTAPPSGNSSESPTPTPTSSLPPLTPNQEVQHVEVELVTKPPAATGTSPKTGIIRRTLKYSETDLDAIPLRCYRETDIDEVLLAEQDDADSAFGSNRSVQQAGRSPLGGVAYTRQHEDEGHEDEGVLGGEEEEEEEEEEEVVSWASVRMQGDNRKQWYVAEEEPDHFRHLKRPTETFFDKHHPALKSPILVPGPRCGTDDTFSRHFESIMESHRAKGTSYNSLDSEDLLTSNVQTVLTADVPSFTPAVHTPPSASTRHIVQLSFAPLAAQERPTFSDSIVTAMADSDATRAPSSERLSSASEDTPPRRRDYSQLGSSWCSLVPSPSLSSRDHRVAQWDHHLSTDTLTNTSHLANIAAAKRLAKRLFDLDGFRKCDVSRQLSKNNDFSRLVADEYLSLFDFSHLHLDGALRCACIRVWTLLGIALWWWTVLLFHIHLLYCSFLRVFVYVCLRRSFLKQVVIMGESQERERMLSHFSRRYLLCNPTMFATDDAVHTLTCALMLLNTDLHGPNVGRKMSWPQFVDNLRGLNDGGDFPKDLLKALYNSIKTQKLQWTLDEEELRKSFSELGDSLGDSSRSVKGAGGSKAAPEDTPPGTLMYKNGFLVRKVHADSDGKRTPRGKRGWKTFYAILKGLILYLQKGEYRPDKPLSDDDLKNAVSIHHSLAIKACDYSKRANVFYLRTADWRLFLFQAPNAEQMQSWITRINTVAAMFSAPPFPPAIGSQKKFSRPLLPGTTSKLSEEEQIRSHEARFRAVASELAELRSYPPDRKVKGRELDEYRQRDEYLEFEKTRYETYVTLLRAKIQSGEEDLSMLESQLLEDGGLQRAQSSPTLRDSSQASSTRDGGGGGRAGGGGAGKPRQDGQRHSYRQAVKK
- the LOC131126567 gene encoding PH and SEC7 domain-containing protein 1-like isoform X2 — encoded protein: MSQSGKVLHLYVEVRSASDLNGDKKMFGDSEQGAPLDHSGLEDSPDELLSQLNRQNACETSAKPTTAPHLPQQSQLQPASSSPAASKVPPTSSSCCRKDGNDGKRSVVTFRYVHKSNVKTLGSPGCDPQRRQESPGSSCSSSPKMTFPLSGSPGSHMETMCDLHLAATDRVGQAATQRALEEFGSPLLRIKLAHALQRSSPPRRYHPARCQSWAGSPVQHSVYTKDSGGTRGWPSTRLQNPLHHSASSTPQKPADKATIRLGDNVIQGLNQLSDVNRCSACWLHPKESQTWSPSGSGAQQCLKMNIPVPVLGGSLHQYKQNQSSAPPSPSFSFPGSVHRPSHPPTEFSSPIRDPGLSLAKLRESPTLHRCQPPQYAGGDRRVTSCRERGTHMELVPRDVLSQTFEGTPSLTLREEWGSPPGLDHASEQTSHGRPLSPTSLHKQAEQRRRERLLLGPVVLDSPDKEEEQWPRSQGPDHLSETTRRSSQSSSGVTGSLVDQDYTSPESLRSCHQDNETVASSSGIQTDSGAPMPSLHCQKIARAKWEFLFGPEGGASSGPRNFLEASTAPPSGNSSESPTPTPTSSLPPLTPNQEVQHVEVELVTKPPAATGTSPKTGIIRRTLKYSETDLDAIPLRCYRETDIDEVLLAEQDDADSAFGSNRSVQQAGRSPLGGVAYTRQHEDEGHEDEGVLGGEEEEEEEEEEEVVSWASVRMQGDNRKQWYVAEEEPDHFRHLKRPTETFFDKHHPALKSPILVPGPRCGTDDTFSRHFESIMESHRAKGTSYNSLDSEDLLTSNVQTVLTADVPSFTPAVHTPPSASTRHIVQLSFAPLAAQERPTFSDSIVTAMADSDATRAPSSERLSSASEDTPPRRRDYSQLGSSWCSLVPSPSLSSRDHRVAQWDHHLSTDTLTNTSHLANIAAAKRLAKRLFDLDGFRKCDVSRQLSKNNDFSRLVADEYLSLFDFSHLHLDGALRCACIRVWTLLGIALWWWTVLLFHIHLLYCSFLRVFVYVCLRRSFLKQVVIMGESQERERMLSHFSRRYLLCNPTMFATDDAVHTLTCALMLLNTDLHGPNVGRKMSWPQFVDNLRGLNDGGDFPKDLLKALYNSIKTQKLQWTLDEEELRKSFSELGDSLGDSSRSVKGAGGSKAAPEDTPPGTLMYKNGFLVRKVHADSDGKRTPRGKRGWKTFYAILKGLILYLQKGEYRPDKPLSDDDLKNAVSIHHSLAIKACDYSKRANVFYLRTADWRLFLFQAPNAEQMQSWITRINTVAAMFSAPPFPPAIGSQKKFSRPLLPGTTSKLSEEEQIRSHEARFRAVASELAELRSYPPDRKVKGRELDEYRQRDEYLEFEKTRYETYVTLLRAKIQSGEEDLSMLESQLLEDGGLQRAQSSPTLRDSSQASSTRDGGGGGRAGGGGAGKPRQDGQRHSYRQAVKK